TCATGGATTTCGTCGATGACACCCGTCGGAGGCATCTTGGAGGGATTATCCACCGTGGTCCACTCGCGATCCGTTTTAAGGACGCGATATTTCACGTTCGGCACCGTGGTTATAATGTCCAGACCGAATTCGCGGTCCAGACGCTCCTGGACGATTTCCATGTGCAAGAGCCCCAGGAAGCCAACCCGGAAACCGAATCCCAGAGCCACCGACGTCTCGGGTTCGAACGTCAGGGAAGCATCGTTCAACTGGAGTTTTTCCAATGAAGCCCGCAAATCCTCGAATTCGTCAGAATTCGTGGGGTAGACCCCGGAAAACACCATGGGCTTAACCTCACGGAACCCCTCAATGGGTCGGTCCGATCCGTTCTTTACCGTCGTGATGGTGTCCCCGACCCGCGCATCCTTGACATCCTTCACCGATCCGATGACATACCCTACTTCGCCGGCCCGGATCTGCTTGACCGGTTCCATTCCGAGCCGCAGGTATCCGATTTCCTCCGCGTCGTATTGTTTGTTCGTGGCCATGAATCGGATGGCTTCGCGCGTGTTCAGGGTGCCCTCGAATACCCGGGCATAGACGATCGATCCCCGATAGGTGTTGAACACGGAATCGAAGATCAGGGCACGCAGGGGGGCATCGGGACTGCCGGTGGGCGCCGGAACGCGCTGGACGATCTTTTCCAGTACCTCGTGTACACCTTCTCCGGTCTTTGCCGAGATCTTCAGAATCTCATCCGCGGGCTCCCCGATCAGATTCTCTATGGACTTGGCAACCACGTCGGCATTGGATCCAGGAAGATCGACTTTGTTCAGGACCGGGATGATTTCCAGATTGGCCTCTATGGCCAGGTACATATTGGAAATGGTCTGGGCCTCAATGCCTTGAGCCGCGTCCACGACAAGGATGGCACCCTCGCACGCCTGCAAGGCGCGGGACACTTCGTAGGTGAAGTCCACATGCCCCGGCGTATCGATCAGGTTCAGGACGTAGGTATGCCCGTCATCTGCCTTGTAGGTCATCCGGATCGCATGACTCTTGATGGTGATGCCACGCTCCCGTTCAAGATCCATGGAATCCAGCACCTGCTCCTGCAACTCCCGGCTGGACAGGGTCCCCGTCAGTTCCAACAAGCGGTCGGCCAACGTGCTTTTGCCGTGGTCGATATGGGCAATGATGCAGAAATTCCTGATTCTGCTCTGGTCGAACGCCATGGGGAGAAGGGTAGAAGGATCATTTTCGGAAAGCCGTATTATACGGCCCGCGAACTCTGGTTCCGGCGTCACGTACGCCCGTCAGGTATTCATATTCCAGGGCTGCAATTCGGCCATACTTGAAGTGTTACATTAAGTGGATCGTGCCAAATAGACCCCATCTTTTTTTCAGGTCTTCTTCGCAAGTATCTCTCAAGAGGATACATCCGGTACACCCATGTCATTGTCCCCCTACATGTTATTCACTTTGTGTTACTCCTGATTATCAGGCACTTGTCTCAAACCGGGCGGATTGGGTAGTCCCCATCCGCCCGGTGTATTAAGAACTGACTGAAGGTAGCAGCGCATGCGCTCTGAAACGGAGGAACAGTTTCTGGCCTGGGGTCACGGTCTTCGAAATGGTGATGGAGAATCCTTCCGGGATCTGTTTGATGGGACGTACGATGCCCTGTACCGCTATGCGGTCTATATCACGCGCGATCAAGCAGCCGCCTCGGATATCCTCCAAGATGTCTTTTTGAAGCTGTGGCAGGTCCGGGAAACGGTCGATCCGGAACGGTCGCTCCGGGCTCTGATGTATCAGATGGTCCGGAACTACTCCTTCAATCATGAACGACAGCGAAAACGTCATGCATCCGATCCGTTGGATGCCGATCACCCGTCTGTCGGCTTTGACAATCTGAATGATGAACAGCTCGATGCTGACGATCTGAGCGCTCGTATCCACGAATGGATTTCCGAGTTGCCGGATCGTCGCCGCGAGGCCTTCATGCTCAGCCGGTTCGAAGGGTTGAGCCACGAAGAAATCGCCCAGTTGATGGACCTGGCTCCCAAGACCGTCAACAACCACATCGTGCTGGCTCTTCAACACTTGCGCGACAAAGTAAAAGCGTACCGTACTACATCGTAGCCTCGCTGCTGCAAATCATGAAGCACCTCCACCCTCCATATGACCTTCCAGAAGAGATCCTCGATCTCCTCAGGATCGACAATCCCGGTATAATCCCGGAGATTGCCGACGTGTGGCACATGGTCGGAACGGACGCACCCGTTGCAGACAGTTCCCGGAAGGAGCGTGTACGAGCGCAGGTCCTGGCCTCCATCCAGGCTTCATCCTCCCCTGCCCCTCCCCCGGTACTTCGGAGACGATCAGAACGCTCTCCCCTGCGATTGGCCTTTTCGCGGATGTCGTTGCAGGCTACCGCACATTCGGTCGTCGCGGCCTGCCTGGCGCTTCTGGTTGTTGCCAGCTTCGTCATGTCTCCTGATATCGTGACCGTTCGGGTTCCATCCGGTACGCTGGTTTCCCAGGTAACGCTTCCCGACGGGTCCATTGCGTCGCTCTCCGCCGGTAGCTTACTCTCCTTCCCGGAATCCTTTGACAGCACCACACGACGCGTGACGTTGCATGGGGCGGCATTCCTGGATGTCGAGCCATCCAGCGTTCCCTTCGAGGTGGTCACGTTCGATGCCGTGACCCGTGTGCTCGGAACGTCGTTCTCCGTCGAGGCATGGCCATCCAATATCGAGGCCGCATCCCGTGTTGTTGTGGCCACGGGCAAGGTGGAAGTGCGTTCACGGGAACAGGCATCGATCCTGACCCCCGGACAGGCGCTCCGCATATCGTCGAACACGATAGAAACGGACGTGAATGTGCCTCTGGTGACCTCATGGCGCACCGGTGGTCTGTCCTATTCCAATGAGCTCGTCGGCAACGTCCTGGCTGATCTTGAGCGTCGCTACGCCATCCAACTCGAAGCACCGGCATCCATCCGTCTGCGGAGGATTTCCATCCAGAAACGTCAGGCATCGGATGTCGCGGAAGTGATTGGTGACATTTCTGCCACCGTCGGTATACGCTACCGCGCCATCCAGGGCGGATACGAGCTGTATCTTCAGTAAGCCGGCCAGGCTTGGTCGCCCATTGGCTACCCCCAGTCAACGTGTCAGGGTCTGATCACACTGCGTGACCAGGCCTTTCTTTTTGGCCCACAGAGTTTCCGGCCGGAATGTATATTGATGGGACCCAGGACAACGTCGTTTTCCCGCTCCCGTTTTCTTCCGCAAGCTTCTGCGGCCCATGCCGCCACGTCAATCGATAGGCCTGACTGCAACCGGCATGCATATGGCGTTCCGGTCGGTCTTCTTGGGTCTGTTTTTCTTGCTGGCTCTCGCTCCATGGCGTGGTCTCGTTTCCGCACAGGATACGACCGCCAGTCATGCCATCGCTGTCAGGGGAGTCCCTCTGCAGGAAGCCCTCCAGATCGTGGTCGACGTGACCCGGGCCGACCTGGCATGGGATCCGCTGCTCGTAAGCGGTAAACGCAGTTTCTGCGTCATTGAGGATGCGCCCTTCGAGTCGTTGCTGGCCTGCGTACTGACCGGAACCGGTCTCGACTTCGTCCGGCGTTCCACGGGACTCTACGTCCTGGAAGTTGCCTCCCAAGGCCCTCCGGTCTACGGAAACCTGCGCGGGATAGTACTGGATGCCGACTCGGAACAGCCCATTCCGAACGCCCACATCTATCTGGCCGATGCCGGCCGGGGTGATGTCGCCAACCACGAAGGCATGTTCATTTTTCCGCGATTGCTCCCGGGAATTTACAGCATGCGCGTTTCCCACATGGGATACCGACATGAAACCCTTGATGTATCAGTGACGGCAGGTGGCATATCCTCTACCGAAGTCATTCTGGAGTCGGAGTCCTACCTCATTGCCCCCATCATCATCGATGGCCTGGCTTCGACGCCGTCTTCATCCATGATGGGCTCGGCTGTTGCCAACCAGGAGAAGATTGCATCGGATTTGTCCGGCAGCTCAGCCTCCGTTCTGCAGACCCTTGCGGCCATGCCGGGTGTCCGTGTCAACGACGCAACGTCCGATATCCATATCCAGGGAGGCGAAGCGGGTGAGCATCAGTTCAGGTTGGATGGAGCAACGCTGTTCATTCCCATGAATGTGGCCACATTCGTTGGCCCGTTCAGTCCATTTGCCCTCGGCCGAATCACGGTACACAAGGCAGGTTTCGGTGCGGCGTTGGGCAGCCAGATATCCGGCATTATCGAGGCCGAGCACGATCTACGTGTGCCAAGCGCGCCGGATGGTGTACGGGGCGGAAGTCAATTCACCGCGCAGATCGACCCCCTGTCGACAAATGCCCGCTACTCGCACAGTTTCCGGACACGTGCTGGACGCCACGTGACGCTGCTGGGCGCTGGACGAGCGGGCATGTGGCAATTGGTGTCTCCCCCCTCCCTTGCCGGATTGCTGGATTCATGGAACGTTGTGGACACGTTCCTGCTATCGGCATTTGCCGAACGGAACACTCCGTTTGCCAATCTGCCACCCGAGGGAAATCCCACCTTGGCATTCGCCGATATCCATATGGCCGGTCGGATCCGGCTTTCTTCGCTCAGGACACTGGGCGCATCGCTGTACTGGGGACGGAGCAGCATAGGAAACGCCTTGTCAGACATCGACCTGACGCAGGACGATCCCCTGTCTCTTCCGGAGCAGGCCGCGCGATTCAAGGACCTGTATGCATGGCAGAACGGGATGCTTCAAGCACGATACGACATTGTCCGCAGTGCACACGTTCTGTCGCATGCGCAGGTCCGGGGTAGCTTCTACCGACTGGATCATGACTTCCGCTCACCCGCTGCCTCCGCTACGGCGACGGACAATGCGGATGATGGGAACTCGGTGTACGAACTGTCCGCCGTCGTTGGTGCGGACTATTTTTCGGATTCCGGACATCGACTTGAAACAGGAATCGAATGGGCCTTGACCGGCACGGATTTCATTGTGGCCGGCACCCAGAATCTACCGCTCCGGCACGCGTCGACTGGAATGCGCCTGGCCACGTTCATTACTGACATCGTCCAGATCGGCGAGAATGGCAGTCTTGAAGCCGGGACGCGGTTCACATGGTTGCATTCCCGACGCTCCCTGTATGCCGAACCACGACTTTCTACACGATTCGACTTCACCGGGACCCCGATCGGAGGAGTCTCGTTTTTCGTTGGGGGCGGCTTGTACCGGCAGTTCGTGAACCAATTCGATGTTTCCAGTCGAAGCCCACGATCGTTCGTTTCCTCAACCCGGTTCTGGATGCAGAACGATGCATCGGTTACGCCGCCCAAGGCGGCCCACGTCGCCGCCGAAGTGCTGGTGCTGCCCAATGGCCTTTGGTCTCTTTCCGGAGAGATCTATTATAAACGGCATTACCACATCCTGGGGATTGATTACTCCGCAGACCCTGGCGTATCGGCCGACCTTCAGCAGTCCGGATTCCTGGCCGCATCGAAAGGGACGTCCCGAGGATTGGGATTCGGCGTAAAGCGACAGATCGGCCCTGGAAACGTCCATGCCGGAGTGGATTTGAGTCAGGCCGAGCGAACCATTGCGGGTCAATTCGGAAATGCCGCCGTAACCGTTCCCTGGAATGAACCGATCCGGCTTGAATTGGGTGCTGATCTGGTGCCCTTGCCCAACACGGTCGTTGCCATTCGCTGGAAAACGGTTTTGGACCGCGCATGGGGTTTCCGGAAATCCTATTACGACTTCCTGAGTGCCTATCTGAATGACCTGGATGCCATTGTGTCCGACATGCGGGCAAATGGTGTGTCAGAAGACGCCATCCGTCGTGTGGAACGGCAGATTGTCCACTATGACCTCACACGCCCGAACCACCATGTGCTTCCGGCGCTTCACCAGTTGGATATCAGTGCCGCGTACACATTCAAACAGCAGGACTGGGCACTCCAACTCCGGTTGGACGTGATGAACGTACTGGATCGCGAAAACGCAGCCGAATGGCAATTCCGATTGGACGAAGACCGCTACTTCAACGGCGGGGTGAATGGGTTGACCGGCCTGTTGGACCGATCAGATCGCCCGCTCCTTCCCCGGGTCGTCGCCATGGCTGCCAGGGTCACCTGGTAAGGACGTTCGGGACACTTCGAACGCGTGGAAGGACTTCTGGAAAATCAGGATACCGGCAACACCGACCACGATGGCCATGTCAGCTACGTTCCATATGGGGAACAGTGCCATGTAATTGCCGCCCAGGAATGGAACAGCCTCGGACACATAGCCCCTCCAGACATCCACGTGGATGAAGTCGACTACATGCCCCTGGAAAAGCGGCCTGTCGTACAGGAGTCTCCCGTAGAATACGCGATCAATGATGTTGCCGAGTGCACCACCGAGAACGAGACTCAGGCTGACGGCATAAGGCGTGTAATACCTGGCGACCGCCAGCAGGTAGTACACAATAAGGCCGGTCGCAACAATGGACAGGATCGTGATGGTTGCCGGAGGACCGAAGGAAAGTCCGAAGGCCATTCCGGGATTCTCGGTGAACGTGAACCGGAGCCACGAACCCAACAGAGGAATGGACTGTCCCCGTTCCATCGTGTTGAGCACGACCACCTTGGTGATCTGGTCGATGACCAGAATCGAGAGTACGATGCCGAAAGGCAGGCCGAGCCGCCAATTGCGTGTGGTATGAACGGACGACTCCAAGGGATGGCAGGACGGTTATTTCTGCTGCAATTTGGCTTCGATGGAGATCTCCGTGTGCGGCACCGCTTCCAGTCGTTCCCTGGAAATCGGCTTGCCGGTCACCTTGCAGATGCCATAGGTGCGGTTTTCGATCCGCTCGAGGGCCCGGTCCAGGTAGCCGATGTACTTCTGTTGCCGGGCAATCATCAGATACAGCTTTTCGCGCTCCATGGCATCGGTGCCGGCGTCAGCCATATGAAAGCTGTAGGCCGTGTCATTCTCGGCCTGTTCACGGGCATCGGCCAATTGGCTACGCATGCGGTCCACGTCCTCATGGGCTGCGGTTCGCTTTTCCAGGATCAGATTGCGGAAAAAGTCCAACTCCTCGTCTGAAAACGGTGTCGTGGTGTTCTTCTTTTCTTTGGACATCGTCTTGATGGGTTACTGCAGCACACGGGTAATCCCGATCCGCATTTGTTCACGGTCAATTTCAAAATCGGCAACCGACTCCCCTGCCGGTACGGCGGCCTCTGTCAACTCCAGAGCCAATGTCTCGTTCCGGATGGTCAGCCCATGTTCACGAATGGCCTGGGCCAGGATTCCGGACGCACTCCATGCCGCATGGATACGGTCTGTTACCTCGAATCCGGCGCTCTTGCGCTGATTCTGGATTCTGTTCACGACTTCACGGGCCAGTCCTTCCTTGAGCAATTCGTCCGAAATGGAGACGTCGAGTGCCACCGTAACCCCGTTCTCCTGGCCGACCAGCCAACCCTCCACGCCTTCCGTTACGATTTCGACATCGTCCCGGTCGAGTCGGACGTCCTCGCCATCGATATCCAGCAACAGTGAACCCGTCTCGAGAAACGAGTCAAGATCGTTGTCGGTCAAGGCCCGGATGGCCACATTGACCTGCTTCATGAGCGGCCCGAGCCGCTTGCCCAGTCTTTTGAAGTCAGGTTTGGCAGATCGCGAAACGACGGGGCTGCTACCGTGGATGCAATCGACCAGCTTGACGTTGACCTCCGAGCGGATGATGGTCGATACACTCTGTATGACGTCCTCCTCCACCCGGGGACCGGTAACGACCATGATCCGCGGAAGAGGCTGTCTGACGTTGATTCCTGCCCCGTTGCGGAGGGCCAGCACGACAGACGATACCGTGCGCGCCAGATACATCCGATGTTCCAGATGGGAATCGATGGCACCCGCATGTTCAGCCGCTGTCGGGTAGGACGTCAGATGGACCGATTCCGCCCCGTGGATGTTGGCACCGTCATTGACCTGCCGGTACATCCATTCCGCGTAGAACGGGGAGATGGGGGCCATCATACGCGCAATACCCATCAAACATTCCACTACGGTCTGGTAGGCCGCTTCCTTGGAGCCGCTGTCGGCTGCATGG
The Rhodothermales bacterium genome window above contains:
- the lepA gene encoding translation elongation factor 4 — translated: MAFDQSRIRNFCIIAHIDHGKSTLADRLLELTGTLSSRELQEQVLDSMDLERERGITIKSHAIRMTYKADDGHTYVLNLIDTPGHVDFTYEVSRALQACEGAILVVDAAQGIEAQTISNMYLAIEANLEIIPVLNKVDLPGSNADVVAKSIENLIGEPADEILKISAKTGEGVHEVLEKIVQRVPAPTGSPDAPLRALIFDSVFNTYRGSIVYARVFEGTLNTREAIRFMATNKQYDAEEIGYLRLGMEPVKQIRAGEVGYVIGSVKDVKDARVGDTITTVKNGSDRPIEGFREVKPMVFSGVYPTNSDEFEDLRASLEKLQLNDASLTFEPETSVALGFGFRVGFLGLLHMEIVQERLDREFGLDIITTVPNVKYRVLKTDREWTTVDNPSKMPPTGVIDEIHEPYVKAEIITPSEYIGALMQLCQDRRGDYVNTQYLDTERVNLEYRLPLAEIVFDFYDKLKSVSRGYASLDYEFLDYRASQLVKLDVLINGEPVDALSTIVHRDKAYDMGRRLTRKLKDLIPQQMFEVALQASIGTRVIARESVRAMRKDVTAKCYGGDISRKRKLLEKQKEGKKRMKQVGRVEVPQEAFLAVLSMDE
- a CDS encoding RNA polymerase sigma-70 factor, whose protein sequence is MRSETEEQFLAWGHGLRNGDGESFRDLFDGTYDALYRYAVYITRDQAAASDILQDVFLKLWQVRETVDPERSLRALMYQMVRNYSFNHERQRKRHASDPLDADHPSVGFDNLNDEQLDADDLSARIHEWISELPDRRREAFMLSRFEGLSHEEIAQLMDLAPKTVNNHIVLALQHLRDKVKAYRTTS
- a CDS encoding FecR domain-containing protein; this translates as MKHLHPPYDLPEEILDLLRIDNPGIIPEIADVWHMVGTDAPVADSSRKERVRAQVLASIQASSSPAPPPVLRRRSERSPLRLAFSRMSLQATAHSVVAACLALLVVASFVMSPDIVTVRVPSGTLVSQVTLPDGSIASLSAGSLLSFPESFDSTTRRVTLHGAAFLDVEPSSVPFEVVTFDAVTRVLGTSFSVEAWPSNIEAASRVVVATGKVEVRSREQASILTPGQALRISSNTIETDVNVPLVTSWRTGGLSYSNELVGNVLADLERRYAIQLEAPASIRLRRISIQKRQASDVAEVIGDISATVGIRYRAIQGGYELYLQ
- a CDS encoding carboxypeptidase-like regulatory domain-containing protein — protein: MPPRQSIGLTATGMHMAFRSVFLGLFFLLALAPWRGLVSAQDTTASHAIAVRGVPLQEALQIVVDVTRADLAWDPLLVSGKRSFCVIEDAPFESLLACVLTGTGLDFVRRSTGLYVLEVASQGPPVYGNLRGIVLDADSEQPIPNAHIYLADAGRGDVANHEGMFIFPRLLPGIYSMRVSHMGYRHETLDVSVTAGGISSTEVILESESYLIAPIIIDGLASTPSSSMMGSAVANQEKIASDLSGSSASVLQTLAAMPGVRVNDATSDIHIQGGEAGEHQFRLDGATLFIPMNVATFVGPFSPFALGRITVHKAGFGAALGSQISGIIEAEHDLRVPSAPDGVRGGSQFTAQIDPLSTNARYSHSFRTRAGRHVTLLGAGRAGMWQLVSPPSLAGLLDSWNVVDTFLLSAFAERNTPFANLPPEGNPTLAFADIHMAGRIRLSSLRTLGASLYWGRSSIGNALSDIDLTQDDPLSLPEQAARFKDLYAWQNGMLQARYDIVRSAHVLSHAQVRGSFYRLDHDFRSPAASATATDNADDGNSVYELSAVVGADYFSDSGHRLETGIEWALTGTDFIVAGTQNLPLRHASTGMRLATFITDIVQIGENGSLEAGTRFTWLHSRRSLYAEPRLSTRFDFTGTPIGGVSFFVGGGLYRQFVNQFDVSSRSPRSFVSSTRFWMQNDASVTPPKAAHVAAEVLVLPNGLWSLSGEIYYKRHYHILGIDYSADPGVSADLQQSGFLAASKGTSRGLGFGVKRQIGPGNVHAGVDLSQAERTIAGQFGNAAVTVPWNEPIRLELGADLVPLPNTVVAIRWKTVLDRAWGFRKSYYDFLSAYLNDLDAIVSDMRANGVSEDAIRRVERQIVHYDLTRPNHHVLPALHQLDISAAYTFKQQDWALQLRLDVMNVLDRENAAEWQFRLDEDRYFNGGVNGLTGLLDRSDRPLLPRVVAMAARVTW
- a CDS encoding signal peptidase II; its protein translation is MESSVHTTRNWRLGLPFGIVLSILVIDQITKVVVLNTMERGQSIPLLGSWLRFTFTENPGMAFGLSFGPPATITILSIVATGLIVYYLLAVARYYTPYAVSLSLVLGGALGNIIDRVFYGRLLYDRPLFQGHVVDFIHVDVWRGYVSEAVPFLGGNYMALFPIWNVADMAIVVGVAGILIFQKSFHAFEVSRTSLPGDPGSHGDDPGKERAI
- a CDS encoding TraR/DksA C4-type zinc finger protein: MSKEKKNTTTPFSDEELDFFRNLILEKRTAAHEDVDRMRSQLADAREQAENDTAYSFHMADAGTDAMEREKLYLMIARQQKYIGYLDRALERIENRTYGICKVTGKPISRERLEAVPHTEISIEAKLQQK